The sequence below is a genomic window from Chloroflexota bacterium.
CGCCCACCTCCGCGGGGACGCGGCTTGCCGCCAATGCCGCGGTGCCTATCGCTTCGGCCCGCGCGGCCTTGGCGGCGCGTGGCAGTCGATAGGACTCCAGCAACCCGGCGTAGGCGTCGGCATCCGCCTCGATGAGCGCCAGCGCCTCACCGCGAATCGCGTCCGTCCGGGCCACGATGCGTTTCATTTCGGCATGCACGGATTTGAAGCGTTTCCTGGCCAGCGTGAGCCGGGCGCTCATGCCCACCAGCGCCGCTCCCAGCGCCACGGCCGCCGCCGCCGCGCTGCCGCCGCCGGGCGTGGGTGAATCGGACGCCAGCGCCGCCGCGAAGCCCTCGATCGTTGCGTGAGCGGCGCCTTCCGCCACGCTAGGCCGCGGTGGCGGCCGTGCCCACGGCAGCAGCGGGCGCAAGTGCGGGAACCGGTGTCGGCCGGGGCAACTCGAGACCTGCGGCCTCCACGATGCGCGGCACGGCCTTCTCCCAGTCGATCGCCATCACGTGCACCCCGTGCACGCCCTCGATCTCGCGCACTTGCTCGATGATTTCCAGGCAGATGCGAATGCCCTCGGCGCGCGGCTTGCGCGCGCCGCGCATGCGCTGCATCACGGCGTCGGGAACTTCCATCCCCGCGACCTTGAACTTCATGAACTCGGCCATCCGAGCCGACTTTAGCGGACCCACGCCCGCCAGTATGTGAATTCGTTCATGAATGCCCTCATCGCGTATGCGCGACATCCACTCGGCGAAGCGCTCCACGTTGAAGATCATCTGCGTCAGCGCGAACTCCTGGCCCGCGGCGGCCTTCTTGACCATGCGCAGCGGGCGGAAGCCATAGGGCGGCGCAAAGGGATTGGCCGCACCGCCAATGAAGAGCCGGAAGTCGCCCTTGATCGGGTCGCCCGCAGCATTGCGATTCTCGTCTCGGAGCTGCTTCAACAAGCGCACGAGCTGCACGCCCTGCAGGTCAAAGACCGGCTTGGCCATGGGATGGTCGCCCAGGACGAGCGAGTCCCCGCTGATTGACATAAAATTCCGAATGCCAAACGCCTGCGCCGCAATGACGTCCGATTGGATGCCCAGCCGATTCCGGTCGCGGCATGAGAGCTGCATGATCGGTTCCACGCCGCCCTCGCGGCAGAGCAGCGCCGCGCCCCAGTGCGACATCTTGAGCGCCGCGCCCTGGTTGTCCGTGCAGCTGGCGGCGTCCACGAAGCCGCGCAGGATCTTCGCCTTCGCCCGCACGTCGGCCGCATCCGGGCCCTTGGGCGGCCCGAGTTCACAGGTGACGGCAAAGTGGCCGGCGTCGAGCACGGCCTGCAAATGGCTGTATGGCGGCCCCGACGCGGGGCCGTCGACGGGAGGCGAATCAGACACCGAAAGCGGTTATCCCAGCAGCCGGCAGATGTGCGTCATGCATGGTAACGCGGGCCGCCGCCCTCTCGGTCCGGCCACGCGGTGAGCCCAATGCTCGTGGTGTTGACGGGATCGACGGCGTCGGGCAAGACGTCCGCGGCGCTCACGCTGGCCGACGACTTCCCGATCGAGGTCATTTCGGCCGACTCGCGCCAGGTCTATCGCGGCATGGACATTGGCACGGCCAAGCCCAGCGCCGCTGAGCGAGCCCGAGTGCCGCACCATTTGGTTGACATAATTGACCCATCGGAAACCTACAGCGCCCACCGCTTCGTCCAAGACGCCCGCCGCGCGCTCGACGACATTCGCGGCCGCGGGCGAGTGCCCGTGGTGGTCGGCGGGACAGGGTTTTACATCAAGGCCCTGCTCGAGGCGTCGCTGCTCGCCGCAGTGCCGCCGAACACCGAACTTCGAGACGAACTCGACGCGCTGCAGGCACGCGAAGGCGTGGCCGGCCTGGCGGCGCGGCTGGAGCGCTTGGACCCCACACGGGCCGCCACCGTCGACCGCGCCAACCCGCGCCGACTGATTCGTGCCATCGAAGTCGCCGAGCGCCGCCAGCCTGTGGGCAAAGCCCCGGCGCCGCCGCCCAGCGTGATCTTCGGCATTGAACTCCCGGCGGATGTCCTGTCGGCCTTCATCGAGCGTCGCGTGCAGGCCATGTACGCCGGCGGGCTGGTCGAAGAGACGCGCACCCTACTGGAGCGCGGCGTATCGGCGGACGCCCCCGCGCTCACGGGCGTGGGGTACGGCGAAGCGGCCGCCGTGCTCGCCGGAGGCCTCACGCTCGACGACGCCAAGCAGCGCACAATGACCCGCACGCGCCAATACGCGCGTCGCCAACGCACCTGGTTTCGGCACCAGCTTCCCGTACACTGGCGTACTCCAGAAACAATCGTGGAGGCGCTCGCCGCGCAGCTGCGCGGATTGGATAAGGCGAGACGGTCCTGACATGAGCCTGGCATTCACCAAGATGCACGGAGCCGGCAACGACTTCGTGCTGCTCGATGGCCGCGCGGCGTTATCCGTCGACCTGGGTCCGCTGGCCGCCGAGCTTGCCGACCGGCGCTTCGGCGTGGGCTGCGACCAGGTGCTCGTGGTTCGCGACGGCCGGGAGGCCCGCTTCGCCATGGAGATCTGGAACGCGGACGGCTCGCGCGCCGAAATGTGCGGCAACGGCATCCGCTGCTTTGCCAAATGGCTCTACGAACGCGGCGAGTTGGGCAACCAGCGCGAGGTCATCGAGACGCTGGGCGGCCCCCGCTGGGTCGAGGTCGCGGAAGCAAACGGCGGCCTCCGCGTTACCACCGGCATGGGCGTCCCGTCGTTCGACCCAACGTCCTTACCAATGGTTCCCGGCGATTCCACGCCCAACAGGACGACGCTGCGCGTCAACGGACACGCAATCGAGATCACGGGCGTCTCGGTGGGTAACCCGCACGCCGTGGCCTTCATCGACGACGTGGACGCGTTTCCGCTGGCCACAGTTGGACCGCTGGTCGAGCACCACCCGACGTTTCCCGAGCGCACGAACTTCGAGATCGTCGACGTGACGGCCCCAGGTGAGCTGCGGGTCCGGGTCTGGGAGCGCGGCGCGGGCCTCACGCTCGCCTGCGGCACCGGCGCCGCCGCCACGGCGGCCGCGGCCATCGCCGCCGGTCGCGTGGCGCCCGGCAACGTCGCCCTGGATATGCCCGGCGGACGGCTGCACGTGACCTGGGACGGCGACGGAAACGAGGTAACCATGCAGGGACCCGCGGCGACGGTGTTCACCGGCCAGTGGTCCGCATAATGGCGCTGCCTCCCATGCCAGTGGGCGCCGCCTAGTGTCCGCATCACCCATCCAATTCGCCGACCGCATCTCGGCCCTGCCGCCCTATCTCTTCGCGGAGCTCGACAAGCTGCGCGACGCCAAGCGCGCCGAGGGCGTGGACGTCATCAGCCTCGGCATCGGCGACCCCGACCTGCCGACGCCGTCGCCGATCGTGGCGGAGCTCGAGCGGGCGGTGCGCGACCCCGCCAATCACCGCTATCCCGAGTACTACGGCCTGGACGAGCTCCGCGCCGCCATCGCGGATTGGTACGCCCGACGCTTCGACGTCACCCTCGACCCGGCCACCGAGGTCGTGCCGCTCATCGGGTCCAAGGAAGGCATCGCGCATCTGCCGCTCGCGCTGATCAACCCCGGCGACACCGTGCTCATGACCGATCCGGGCTATCCGGTCTACGCCATCGGCACGATGCTGGCCGGGGGACGCTCGCACATGGTCCCGCTCACCGCCGAGAACGCCTGGCTGCCCGATCTCGAGGCCATTCCGGTGGAGGCGCTGGAGGCGGCCAAGCTGATGTGGCTCTGCTATCCCAGCAATCCCACGGCGGCCATCGCGCCGTTCGAATTCTTCGAGCAGGCCGTGGCCTTCGCCCGCCGCCACAATCTGGTGCTTGCCCAGGACGCAGCCTACTCCGAGGTGACCTACGACGGCACGCGCTGCCGCAGCATCCTCGAAGTGCCCGGCGCGAGCGACGTGGCCGTCGAGTTCCACTCGCTCTCCAAGACCTACAACATGACCGGCTGGCGCATCGGCTGGATGGTCGGCAATGCCGAGGTGGTCGAGGCGCTCGGGCGGGTCAAGACCAACGTGGATTCGGGCATCTTTCAGGCCGTGCAGCTCGCGGGGATCGCCGCGTTGGACGTCTCGCAGCGTTGGATCGACAGCCGCAACGCCCACCTGCAACGGCGGCGGGACCTCGTGCTCGACGCGCTTCGTGCCTCGGGGCTGCAGCCGGAGACGCCCAAGGCCAGCCTCTATCTTTGGTCGCCGGTGCCCGAGGGCATGACGTCGGTTGACTTCGCGCACCAGCTCATCGAATCCGCCGGAGTCATCGTCACGCCGGGCGTGGGCTTCGGCGCCGGCGGCGAGGGCTATTTCCGCATCTCCCTCACCACGCCCGACGACCGCCTGCAGGAGGCTCTGGATCGAATCGCCGCGCTCACCTTCTGAGAGCGGTCCGCTCCAGGCTCGCGAGCGGGCCTTTCTTGTGGGCATCGACGGCCTCGCGTCGCTGGGCGATTGGCCAGCCGAGACCTCGCTGGATGAGCTGGCCCGATTGGTCGATACAGCCGGCGCATCGGTTGCCGGACGCCGCTGCGTCAGGATTCGCGAGCCCAGTCCCGCCACGCTGATCGGTCAAGGTCAGTTGCAGGAGTCCATCCAGGCCAGCCGCGCCGCCGCGGCGAACGTGCTGGTGATCGACGCCGAGCTGCTCCCGCGCCAGCAGCGCAACATCGAGCGCGCCTTTGAGGGCAAAGTGCTCGACCGCACCGGCGTGATCCTGGACATCTTCGCCGCCCGCGCGCAGACCGCCGAAGGCCGCCTGCAGGTGGAACGCGCCCAGCTCGAATACCTGCTGCCGCGCCTATCGGAGTTGTGGGTCCAATTCTCCCGCCAGCGGGGCGGCATCGGCCCCTTCCGCGGTCCGGGCGAGACGCAAATCGAAACCGACCGGCGGCTCTATCGCGACCACATCCGCGACATCGACGCCCGGCTGAAGCGCGTGCGCGAGCAGCGCGGCAGCCGCCGGCGCCGGCGTCGCGACGCCGGCCTCAACGTCGCCGCGCTGGTGGGCTACACCAACGCCGGCAAGAGCTCGCTGCTCAATGCGCTCACCGACGCCGCGGTGCTGACCGAAAACCGGCTCTTCGCCACGCTCGATCCGACCACCCGGCGGCTGCAGCTTCCCCAAGGCGGGGAGCTCTTGCTCACGGATACGGTTGGGTTCATTCAGCGCCTGCCGCCTCGGCTCGTGGACGCCTTTCGCGCCACGCTCGAAGAGGTGCTCGAAGCGCAGTTCCTGGTGCATGTCGTGGACGCGGCGGCGCCCGACATGCTGCGGCAAGTGCAGGTGGTGGAAGACACGCTCAGCGAGATCGGCGTGAACGCCCGGCCCGTCATCACGGCTCTCAACAAGAGCGATCTGGCCCCGGACGTGGATGTCGCCGACTTTCCCAACGCGGTGCGCGTCTCCGCGCTCACCGGGCAGGGACTGGAAGAGCTTCGGGATCGGCTCGGAGAGGCGGCGCGCGCGTCGAGCGTGAACCTCACCGTGCGGATCCCCTACGCCGACAGCGAGCTGGTGAGCCTGTTTCATCGTCGCGGCGCGGTCGTGCGCGAGGCGCATGAACCGGACGGGACCCGGATCGAAGGCACGCTGCCGGCGGCCTTGGCCGGTCGCTATGACCACTACCGCGTCGAGGCCGAGGCCCCATGACCGCACGTGGCCGAATCCACATCGGCGTCGCGAGCGGTGACATCACGCCAAGGGTGGGCGTTGACCTGTCGGGGTTCAGTCCGCGCATGGGGTCTGCCCTCGGCGCAAAGGACCCACTTGAGCTGCATGTCCTGGCAGCTACCAGTGGGGGCTCGACCGTGATGCTGGCGGCGTTCGACCTGGTCGGGCTCACGCCGGCATGGATTCAGCGGACTCGCGAGCGCGTCGGCGCGGCAACGGGGATATCGGTCGACCACCAGATGTACGCCTGCACCCACGGGCACGGGGGACCGGAAACCGGCGTGCTGCCGCCCATGGGCGACACGGACGACGACTTTCTCGAGGATCTGTCGGCGACTACCGTTGCCGTCGCCGGGGCAGCCCTGGAGCGGCAAACGCGCGCGGAGATCGTTGTTGGTTTTGGAACCTGGCTTGCCGGGGTCAACCGACGCTCGCGGCAGGTGGCCCCGGACGGACCCGGTGACGGATGGCCGCACGAAATCGACCCAACGCTCATTGCGGCGCAGGCGCGCGATGGCGGCGGCCAGCCCGTCGTCACGTTGGTGAACTATGGCTGCCACCCCACGAGCAGCCGCGAGCGCATCTTCTCCGCGGACTACCCCGGCCACCTGCGGCGTCGCGTGCAGCTGATCACCGGCGCGCCGTGCATCTTCATCAATGGGGCCGGCGCCAATGCGAATCTGCGCTTCACGGATCCCCGAGCGCGCGGCTACGGCGAGTCCCGCAGCCACGGCCACGCCCTCGCCCTGACGGCGGTCCGGGCCCTCCAGACAGCGCGCCCATCGGCCTCGGCCTCGGTCGCCGCAGCAACGCAAGGGGCGCTGCTTGCACACGCCGAGTTGCCGAGCCCCGAAGCAGCCCGCGCAATGCGTGCGGCAGGTGAAGCGCGCGTCGCAGCCGCCGACAGCGACGTGATGCGTCGTCACTACCAGGCCTACGAAGTCGAGCACGCCGAGCGCGTGCTCGCAGCCCACGACGACCCGGCGTGGACCGGCCGGCAGGAGGTCGAGCTTCAGGCGCTGCGAGTCGGCGACCTGGCCGTCGTCGCCACGCCGGTGGAGCTGTTTGCCGCGGATGGGCAGGCCATCCGGTCCGGGTCACCGGCGCCGGCAACCATCGTGGCCGGATGGAGCAACGGCAACTGGGGCTACCTGCCCACCCGCCGCGTGGCCGCGCACGGCGGCTATGAGGCCGAAACCGCCCATCCCTGGTACCAGCAGCCGGCGGCCTGGACGCCGGAGAGCGGCGACGCGCTGCGCGCCGCCGCGCTAGCGTCTCTCGCGAAGCTATTTGGGGAAGATTCGAACTAGTCCCTGAGCCACGCCCCAATCCGTTCGCCCTGAGCTTGTCGAAGGGGCTGCTTAACGGATTGGGGCGGATGCACGCCGTCTGCCCCTCATCGATCGGACGCTTACTAACGCGCCAGCTCCTCGGGCGACCGGCGTCGGCGCCGCGCGCGTGCGGACGCCTCGTCCGCCGGCACGCTGAACCGATCGAAGACCTCGCGCAGATGCGCCGTTTCGTAGTGGGCGTAAATCCGCTTGGTCGTATCCGGCGAGGCGTGTCCCAGGATGTCCTGCACGTGCGAGAGATTCGCGCCGCGATTGAGCAGCGAAGTGGCCTTGAGGTGACGGAAGCCGTGGGTGGTGGCCGTCACTCCGACCGCCGCCCCGTAGCGCTTCACAATCTTCCAGACCGACTGCGGCGATAGGCGGAGGCGTTCGCCTCCCCGGCCCGGGTCGCGCGGCGCGCCGTGGTGGCGGATGAAGAGCGGCACGTAGGCATCGCGCCGCAGCCCCAGGTAGGCCCGCATCGCCTCCCGCGCGTCGTCATCGAAAAAGACCACCCGCTCGCGCCGCCCTTTGCCGGTGATCAAGGCCTGCTCGGCGTGGCCGTCGTCGACGTCCCGGCGATCGAGCCGCGCCACCTCCGCGCGCCGCATTCCCGTGCCGTAGAGCACTTGCACCAGGGCGCGGTCGCGGGCGAAGCGCAGGCGCGTCTCCTCGCCGGCATCGGCGGGAATGAGTTTCGGGAGCTCGTTCTTGACATAATCAACGACAAGCGCCAGCGCGTCGTCGACCCGCGGCGTGCGATAGCGCGGCGCGGACCGCACGCCGTGGAGGCGCTCCACGGCACGCTCGATCGAGACGGTGGTCAGCGATCCCTCGCGCAAGCAATGCCGCAGGAATGCGCGCGCGGCGGCCACATAGGTCTGGATGGTCGCCTCACGCTCGGGCCCAAGCTCGTCGGCCAGCGCCAGATAGAAGCCCTCCAGCGAGCCGTCGTCCAGCCGGTCGAGCGTGATCTCCGCGGCTCCGGCATCCTGGCGCGCCCACGCCACAAAGCGACGCAAACCGGTGGCATAGGTGCTTCGCGTCCGCGGGGATTTGGCCCGCAGACTGTCCAGGAAGCGCTCGGAAGCAGCTTGCAGCGTTCGATCCATGGCGTTGACTTTACATAACAAAATCACCGGTGTCAAGCCGCCGTTACTGCCGCCGGGGAGTCACTCTGAGTCCGTCATTCCGGCGAAGGCCGGAATCCAGTTCAGTTGCTCCGGTGCGGCCGAGGAATGCCGGATTCTGGACCCCGGCATCCGCCGGGGTGACGACCTAACGTCCCCGCGATCAGGCGTCCTCCAGCAATCCTCCGGCCTCCGCCGCCCGCCAAAAGGCGTAGTCGGCGTGGTGGACGATGGTGTTCTCCAGACTGCGTTCGACGAGCTCGCCCTCGCCGGAGTGGGCGCCCGCCATGTGCGCCACCTCTTCCGGAAGCCCCACCGTCAGGCAGATGTGGACGCCGTAGGCCGGATGGCGGATCGACGGGCGGCCGGCTCTCCTGGGCGACGACTGCCAACGCGCCTGGTTCTCAGGGTCGAATTCCCAAGGCTTGCCCACGTCATGACACAGCGCGCCGGCGATGAGCAGATCGCGGTCGACGTGGAGTTCGGGAAACTGCCGCTGCAGCTCGTCTCCCAAGACGATGGCCAGCTGGGTCACCCCGCGAATGTGGTCGGCCTGGGTGCCATTGATGAGCGTCGGCATTCCCGGGTTGCCGGACGCCGGAATATCGGCGATGGCGTCGAAGCTGCTGCGGTTCAGCGCCACGGCCCACGCCTCCACGACCTTCTCACGCAATTCCGGGTCGACGATCTCGGCGATCTGCGGCAGCTCGTGTCTCACGTGCTCGCGCTGCTCATTGGTAGTCGACATGACGCACCCTCGCGGCGGCAATCGATGCAGTGTGCCCCAGCTCGAAAGTGCCCGGCGACTCCCTGGCAGCAGGCCGCATTCGTTCCGTCATTCCCGCGAAGAGCCTGCCCCGTACTTGATACGGGGTGGGAATCCACCCTCTCAGTTCACCCGCGCGCGCGCCAGGTACGCAGCCGGGCCGTCGTGTCACGGCCCCGTAGCCGCACCGGGCCGCAGGCTATAGATAGTAGAACTAATGCGTATTAGTTCTACTAATGCGAAAACCGCCCTGGTGCGAGAGAGGTGGGGCGATGAGCTAATTGCACGCCGCCTCTCCATGTGTAGAGTCCATGCATATTTTCGGCGTCCTAAACTAGCTGCCGAATGCCCCGTTGTGTAGTGTTGCCCACTACTGTGGCCTGATTGGGGACCAATAGGTCCACGAAATGCGGATTCATGGCAGTTGCTGGAATGGTCTTAGGAATTCTGAGCGCCCTAATTGCTTGGATTCCTTATTTGGGAACTTATGGGGCGCTTCTGGGGGTGCTCATCGGAATTCCGCTCTCGTGCTTCGGGCTCTTGAAGAGCGAGAAAACCGAGCGTGGTCGGGGAATGGCAATTGCCGGACTCGTACTAGGCCTATTCGCCGTGGTGCTGATTGCCATATCAGCGCCGCTATGGGCTGCCGGCGGAGTAATGACATTTGGAATCGAACGGTAGCCTCACGCACCAGAGGCGCCGACCAGGCAGCTGGCGGCCTCAATCGCCCGAAAGCGATTGTCAAAATCCACGCTGCCGTCGTCCTCGCTCGTGG
It includes:
- the miaA gene encoding tRNA (adenosine(37)-N6)-dimethylallyltransferase MiaA; this translates as MLVVLTGSTASGKTSAALTLADDFPIEVISADSRQVYRGMDIGTAKPSAAERARVPHHLVDIIDPSETYSAHRFVQDARRALDDIRGRGRVPVVVGGTGFYIKALLEASLLAAVPPNTELRDELDALQAREGVAGLAARLERLDPTRAATVDRANPRRLIRAIEVAERRQPVGKAPAPPPSVIFGIELPADVLSAFIERRVQAMYAGGLVEETRTLLERGVSADAPALTGVGYGEAAAVLAGGLTLDDAKQRTMTRTRQYARRQRTWFRHQLPVHWRTPETIVEALAAQLRGLDKARRS
- a CDS encoding methylenetetrahydrofolate reductase; translated protein: MSDSPPVDGPASGPPYSHLQAVLDAGHFAVTCELGPPKGPDAADVRAKAKILRGFVDAASCTDNQGAALKMSHWGAALLCREGGVEPIMQLSCRDRNRLGIQSDVIAAQAFGIRNFMSISGDSLVLGDHPMAKPVFDLQGVQLVRLLKQLRDENRNAAGDPIKGDFRLFIGGAANPFAPPYGFRPLRMVKKAAAGQEFALTQMIFNVERFAEWMSRIRDEGIHERIHILAGVGPLKSARMAEFMKFKVAGMEVPDAVMQRMRGARKPRAEGIRICLEIIEQVREIEGVHGVHVMAIDWEKAVPRIVEAAGLELPRPTPVPALAPAAAVGTAATAA
- a CDS encoding HD domain-containing protein is translated as MSTTNEQREHVRHELPQIAEIVDPELREKVVEAWAVALNRSSFDAIADIPASGNPGMPTLINGTQADHIRGVTQLAIVLGDELQRQFPELHVDRDLLIAGALCHDVGKPWEFDPENQARWQSSPRRAGRPSIRHPAYGVHICLTVGLPEEVAHMAGAHSGEGELVERSLENTIVHHADYAFWRAAEAGGLLEDA
- a CDS encoding LL-diaminopimelate aminotransferase, yielding MSASPIQFADRISALPPYLFAELDKLRDAKRAEGVDVISLGIGDPDLPTPSPIVAELERAVRDPANHRYPEYYGLDELRAAIADWYARRFDVTLDPATEVVPLIGSKEGIAHLPLALINPGDTVLMTDPGYPVYAIGTMLAGGRSHMVPLTAENAWLPDLEAIPVEALEAAKLMWLCYPSNPTAAIAPFEFFEQAVAFARRHNLVLAQDAAYSEVTYDGTRCRSILEVPGASDVAVEFHSLSKTYNMTGWRIGWMVGNAEVVEALGRVKTNVDSGIFQAVQLAGIAALDVSQRWIDSRNAHLQRRRDLVLDALRASGLQPETPKASLYLWSPVPEGMTSVDFAHQLIESAGVIVTPGVGFGAGGEGYFRISLTTPDDRLQEALDRIAALTF
- a CDS encoding cyclodeaminase/cyclohydrolase family protein, producing the protein MAEGAAHATIEGFAAALASDSPTPGGGSAAAAAVALGAALVGMSARLTLARKRFKSVHAEMKRIVARTDAIRGEALALIEADADAYAGLLESYRLPRAAKAARAEAIGTAALAASRVPAEVGELALEVIELSGAAISEANPNVRCDAAAGAALARGAMRICEMNIAANIGSVADDAARAALERSCERFRDALARADAAADGVLAELRS
- the hflX gene encoding GTPase HflX, which gives rise to MGIDGLASLGDWPAETSLDELARLVDTAGASVAGRRCVRIREPSPATLIGQGQLQESIQASRAAAANVLVIDAELLPRQQRNIERAFEGKVLDRTGVILDIFAARAQTAEGRLQVERAQLEYLLPRLSELWVQFSRQRGGIGPFRGPGETQIETDRRLYRDHIRDIDARLKRVREQRGSRRRRRRDAGLNVAALVGYTNAGKSSLLNALTDAAVLTENRLFATLDPTTRRLQLPQGGELLLTDTVGFIQRLPPRLVDAFRATLEEVLEAQFLVHVVDAAAPDMLRQVQVVEDTLSEIGVNARPVITALNKSDLAPDVDVADFPNAVRVSALTGQGLEELRDRLGEAARASSVNLTVRIPYADSELVSLFHRRGAVVREAHEPDGTRIEGTLPAALAGRYDHYRVEAEAP
- a CDS encoding tyrosine-type recombinase/integrase; translated protein: MILLCKVNAMDRTLQAASERFLDSLRAKSPRTRSTYATGLRRFVAWARQDAGAAEITLDRLDDGSLEGFYLALADELGPEREATIQTYVAAARAFLRHCLREGSLTTVSIERAVERLHGVRSAPRYRTPRVDDALALVVDYVKNELPKLIPADAGEETRLRFARDRALVQVLYGTGMRRAEVARLDRRDVDDGHAEQALITGKGRRERVVFFDDDAREAMRAYLGLRRDAYVPLFIRHHGAPRDPGRGGERLRLSPQSVWKIVKRYGAAVGVTATTHGFRHLKATSLLNRGANLSHVQDILGHASPDTTKRIYAHYETAHLREVFDRFSVPADEASARARRRRRSPEELAR
- the dapF gene encoding diaminopimelate epimerase, with the translated sequence MSLAFTKMHGAGNDFVLLDGRAALSVDLGPLAAELADRRFGVGCDQVLVVRDGREARFAMEIWNADGSRAEMCGNGIRCFAKWLYERGELGNQREVIETLGGPRWVEVAEANGGLRVTTGMGVPSFDPTSLPMVPGDSTPNRTTLRVNGHAIEITGVSVGNPHAVAFIDDVDAFPLATVGPLVEHHPTFPERTNFEIVDVTAPGELRVRVWERGAGLTLACGTGAAATAAAAIAAGRVAPGNVALDMPGGRLHVTWDGDGNEVTMQGPAATVFTGQWSA